A genomic window from Aquila chrysaetos chrysaetos chromosome 21, bAquChr1.4, whole genome shotgun sequence includes:
- the LOC115333836 gene encoding protein Wnt-11b-like isoform X1, producing MQRPVRCQQIALPLRMDEVCPDACAQPPCRLGLTESGSGVAWNESHHCRLLAGLVPDQFQMCRRNLEVMHSIVRAARRTKSVCQKTFTDMRWNCSSIQRAPSFGPDLLKGTRESAFVYALAAAAVTHSIAQACTSGELPLCSCGSVPSEVPGPDFRWGGCGDNLRYGLQLGTAFADSPLKSSKLGTQALKAMNLHNNAVGRQVLSDSLDTKCKCHGVSGSCSVKTCWKGLPNLDEIASDLKSKYLAAIKVTHRLIGPRKQLIPKEMDIRPVKETDLVYLNNSPDYCTPNLHLGSLGTQDRQCNKTSVGSDSCNLMCCGRGYNAYTEEVVERCHCKYHWCCYVVCKKCRRKVERYVCK from the exons ATGCAGAGGCCAGTGCGTTGCCAGCAGATCGCATTGCCCCTGCGGATGGATGAAGTCTGCCCAGATGCCTGTGCTCAACCTCCCTGCAGGCT CGGGCTGACGGAGAGCGGCAGCGGGGTGGCCTGGAATGAAAGCCACCACTGCCGGCTGCTCGCCGGGTTGGTGCCGGACCAGTTCCAGATGTGCCGGAGGAACCTGGAGGTCATGCACAGCATCGTCCGGGCCGCCCGCCGGACCAAAAGCGTCTGCCAGAAGACCTTCACAGACATGAGGTGGAACTGCTCCTCCATCCAACGTGCCCCCAGCTTTGGCCCTGACCTGCTGAAAG ggACCCGGGAATCCGCCTTTGTCTACGCCCTGGCTGCTGCCGCCGTCACGCACTCCATCGCCCAAGCCTGTACCTCGGGAGAactccctctctgctcctgcgGCTCCGTCCCCTCGGAGGTCCCCGGGCCGGACTTCAGATGGGGTGGCTGCGGGGACAACCTGCGCTACGGCCTCCAGCTCGGCACCGCTTTTGCTGACAGTCCCTTAAAATCCAGCAAACTGGGGACACAAGCGCTGAAGGCCATGAATCTGCATAACAATGCCGTGGGCCGGCAG GTGCTGAGTGACTCCCTGGATACCAAGTGTAAATGCCATGGTGTTTCAGGCTCCTGTTCGGTGAAGACCTGTTGGAAAGGACTGCCAAACCTGGATGAAATTGCCTCTGACCTCAAGTCCAAGTACCTGGCAGCCATCAAGGTGACCCACCGGCTTATAGGGCCCAGGAAGCAGCTGATACCCAAAGAAATGGACATCAGGCCAGTGAAAGAGACGGATCTGGTTTATCTCAACAACTCTCCTGACTACTGCACACCGAATCTCCACCTGGGGTCTCTGGGGACACAGGATAG GCAATGCAACAAGACCTCCGTGGGCAGCGACAGTTGCAACCTGATGTGCTGTGGCCGCGGCTACAATGCCTACACGGAGGAGGTGGTGGAGAGGTGTCACTGCAAGTATCACTGGTGCTGCTACGTGGTGTGCAAGAAGTGTCGGCGGAAGGTGGAGAGATATGTCTGTAAATAA
- the LOC115333836 gene encoding protein Wnt-11b-like isoform X3, with protein sequence MGHPTTAAVLLCQLGLTAAIHWLGLTESGSGVAWNESHHCRLLAGLVPDQFQMCRRNLEVMHSIVRAARRTKSVCQKTFTDMRWNCSSIQRAPSFGPDLLKGTRESAFVYALAAAAVTHSIAQACTSGELPLCSCGSVPSEVPGPDFRWGGCGDNLRYGLQLGTAFADSPLKSSKLGTQALKAMNLHNNAVGRQVLSDSLDTKCKCHGVSGSCSVKTCWKGLPNLDEIASDLKSKYLAAIKVTHRLIGPRKQLIPKEMDIRPVKETDLVYLNNSPDYCTPNLHLGSLGTQDRQCNKTSVGSDSCNLMCCGRGYNAYTEEVVERCHCKYHWCCYVVCKKCRRKVERYVCK encoded by the exons ATGGGCCACCCCACCACCGCTGCCGTGCTTCTCTGCCAGCTGGGGCTCACCGCGGCCATCCACTGGCT CGGGCTGACGGAGAGCGGCAGCGGGGTGGCCTGGAATGAAAGCCACCACTGCCGGCTGCTCGCCGGGTTGGTGCCGGACCAGTTCCAGATGTGCCGGAGGAACCTGGAGGTCATGCACAGCATCGTCCGGGCCGCCCGCCGGACCAAAAGCGTCTGCCAGAAGACCTTCACAGACATGAGGTGGAACTGCTCCTCCATCCAACGTGCCCCCAGCTTTGGCCCTGACCTGCTGAAAG ggACCCGGGAATCCGCCTTTGTCTACGCCCTGGCTGCTGCCGCCGTCACGCACTCCATCGCCCAAGCCTGTACCTCGGGAGAactccctctctgctcctgcgGCTCCGTCCCCTCGGAGGTCCCCGGGCCGGACTTCAGATGGGGTGGCTGCGGGGACAACCTGCGCTACGGCCTCCAGCTCGGCACCGCTTTTGCTGACAGTCCCTTAAAATCCAGCAAACTGGGGACACAAGCGCTGAAGGCCATGAATCTGCATAACAATGCCGTGGGCCGGCAG GTGCTGAGTGACTCCCTGGATACCAAGTGTAAATGCCATGGTGTTTCAGGCTCCTGTTCGGTGAAGACCTGTTGGAAAGGACTGCCAAACCTGGATGAAATTGCCTCTGACCTCAAGTCCAAGTACCTGGCAGCCATCAAGGTGACCCACCGGCTTATAGGGCCCAGGAAGCAGCTGATACCCAAAGAAATGGACATCAGGCCAGTGAAAGAGACGGATCTGGTTTATCTCAACAACTCTCCTGACTACTGCACACCGAATCTCCACCTGGGGTCTCTGGGGACACAGGATAG GCAATGCAACAAGACCTCCGTGGGCAGCGACAGTTGCAACCTGATGTGCTGTGGCCGCGGCTACAATGCCTACACGGAGGAGGTGGTGGAGAGGTGTCACTGCAAGTATCACTGGTGCTGCTACGTGGTGTGCAAGAAGTGTCGGCGGAAGGTGGAGAGATATGTCTGTAAATAA
- the LOC115333836 gene encoding protein Wnt-11b-like isoform X2, translated as MCRRNLEVMHSIVRAARRTKSVCQKTFTDMRWNCSSIQRAPSFGPDLLKGTRESAFVYALAAAAVTHSIAQACTSGELPLCSCGSVPSEVPGPDFRWGGCGDNLRYGLQLGTAFADSPLKSSKLGTQALKAMNLHNNAVGRQVLSDSLDTKCKCHGVSGSCSVKTCWKGLPNLDEIASDLKSKYLAAIKVTHRLIGPRKQLIPKEMDIRPVKETDLVYLNNSPDYCTPNLHLGSLGTQDRQCNKTSVGSDSCNLMCCGRGYNAYTEEVVERCHCKYHWCCYVVCKKCRRKVERYVCK; from the exons ATGTGCCGGAGGAACCTGGAGGTCATGCACAGCATCGTCCGGGCCGCCCGCCGGACCAAAAGCGTCTGCCAGAAGACCTTCACAGACATGAGGTGGAACTGCTCCTCCATCCAACGTGCCCCCAGCTTTGGCCCTGACCTGCTGAAAG ggACCCGGGAATCCGCCTTTGTCTACGCCCTGGCTGCTGCCGCCGTCACGCACTCCATCGCCCAAGCCTGTACCTCGGGAGAactccctctctgctcctgcgGCTCCGTCCCCTCGGAGGTCCCCGGGCCGGACTTCAGATGGGGTGGCTGCGGGGACAACCTGCGCTACGGCCTCCAGCTCGGCACCGCTTTTGCTGACAGTCCCTTAAAATCCAGCAAACTGGGGACACAAGCGCTGAAGGCCATGAATCTGCATAACAATGCCGTGGGCCGGCAG GTGCTGAGTGACTCCCTGGATACCAAGTGTAAATGCCATGGTGTTTCAGGCTCCTGTTCGGTGAAGACCTGTTGGAAAGGACTGCCAAACCTGGATGAAATTGCCTCTGACCTCAAGTCCAAGTACCTGGCAGCCATCAAGGTGACCCACCGGCTTATAGGGCCCAGGAAGCAGCTGATACCCAAAGAAATGGACATCAGGCCAGTGAAAGAGACGGATCTGGTTTATCTCAACAACTCTCCTGACTACTGCACACCGAATCTCCACCTGGGGTCTCTGGGGACACAGGATAG GCAATGCAACAAGACCTCCGTGGGCAGCGACAGTTGCAACCTGATGTGCTGTGGCCGCGGCTACAATGCCTACACGGAGGAGGTGGTGGAGAGGTGTCACTGCAAGTATCACTGGTGCTGCTACGTGGTGTGCAAGAAGTGTCGGCGGAAGGTGGAGAGATATGTCTGTAAATAA
- the IGBP1 gene encoding immunoglobulin-binding protein 1 isoform X1 translates to MAVGRAGVAPGRPGSGSSAVPSRPSMAERAGGGPRLAELLAAGRRLWEEVETGTEPSSGAPAVQDKVRQGLDALQQAAAMVAQLDLFSENEELEEIASADLKYLLLPALLGALTLKQVDLSRRLEHLESARAHFWRFLKLCRSYRLGSFHLPPAAASPSAEEDAGTPSPGGPAAAQPSLVAMASSRQAKIERYKQKKELDNRLASMRTFVESGQADEDQIREFYILQIQKWINTSLEEIESIDQEMVILRSRGTAKQPSAPPHGTSRQVRAPLKPFILTRDAAQAKVFGAGYPGLPTMTVDDWYEQRRRQGVVSGQSVPQRTPAGITDEELQKQQQEKKEEEDDEEALQKARNWDDWKDTHPRGYGNRQNVG, encoded by the exons ATGGCGGTGGGGAGGGCGGGGGTCGCTCCCGGCCGACCCGGAAGCGGTTCGTCGGCGGTGCCTTCCCGGCCCAGCATGGCGGAGAGGGCCGGTGGGGGGCCGCGGCTGGCGGAGCTGCTGGCGGCGGGCCGGCGGCtctgggaggaggtggagaCCGGCACCGAGCCGTCTTCGGGAGCCCCGGCCGTGCAGGATAAGGTGCGGCAGGGGCTGGACGCCTTGCAGCAGGCGGCCGCCATGGTGGCGCAGCTGGATCTGTTCAG CGAGAacgaggagctggaggagatcGCCTCGGCCGACCTGAAGTACCTGCTGCTGCCCGCCTTGCTGGGGGCCCTGACGCTGAAGCAGGTCGAcctgagcaggaggctggagcacCTGGAGAGCGCTCGGGCCCACTTCTGGCGTTTCCTCAAGCTCTGCAGAAGCTACAGGCTGGGCAGCTTCCAcctgccccccgccgccgccagcccctCGGCAGAGGAAGATGCTGGGACCCCATCCCCGgggggacctgctgccgcccagcccagcctggtgGCCATGGCGTCGAGTAGGCAAGCCAAAATTGAAAG ATATAAGCAGAAGAAGGAACTGGATAACAGGTTGGCCTCTATGAGAACCTTTGTGGAGAGCGGGCAAGCAGATGAGGATCAGATACGGGAATTTTACATACTACAAATCCAGAAATGGATCAACACTAGCCTGGAGGAAATTGAGAGTATTGACCAAGAAATGGTCATCTTGAGGAGCAGAGGTACAGCAAAACAG CCTTCAGCACCACCACACGGTACTTCTCGGCAAGTCAGGGCTCCATTGAAACCTTTCATTCTTACCCGGGATGCTGCTCAGGCTAA AGTGTTTGGTGCTGGATATCCTGGCCTGCCTACTATGACTGTGGATGACTGGTATGAGCAGCGCAGAAGGCAAGGAGTCGTGTCTGGTCAGAGTGTGCCACAGAGAACACCAG CAGGTATAACTGATGAAGagttgcagaagcagcagcaggagaaaaaagaggaggaggatgatgaGGAAGCTCTTCAAAAAGCTCGGAACTGGGATGACTGGAAAGATACACACCCAAGAGGCTACGGCAACCGGCAGAATGTGGGCTGA
- the IGBP1 gene encoding immunoglobulin-binding protein 1 isoform X2, with protein sequence MAVGRAGVAPGRPGSGSSAVPSRPSMAERAGGGPRLAELLAAGRRLWEEVETGTEPSSGAPAVQDKVRQGLDALQQAAAMVAQLDLFSENEELEEIASADLKYLLLPALLGALTLKQVDLSRRLEHLESARAHFWRFLKLCRSYRLGSFHLPPAAASPSAEEDAGTPSPGGPAAAQPSLVAMASSRQAKIERYKQKKELDNRLASMRTFVESGQADEDQIREFYILQIQKWINTSLEEIESIDQEMVILRSRGTAKQPSAPPHGTSRQVRAPLKPFILTRDAAQAKVFGAGYPGLPTMTVDDWYEQRRRQGVVSGQSVPQRTPGITDEELQKQQQEKKEEEDDEEALQKARNWDDWKDTHPRGYGNRQNVG encoded by the exons ATGGCGGTGGGGAGGGCGGGGGTCGCTCCCGGCCGACCCGGAAGCGGTTCGTCGGCGGTGCCTTCCCGGCCCAGCATGGCGGAGAGGGCCGGTGGGGGGCCGCGGCTGGCGGAGCTGCTGGCGGCGGGCCGGCGGCtctgggaggaggtggagaCCGGCACCGAGCCGTCTTCGGGAGCCCCGGCCGTGCAGGATAAGGTGCGGCAGGGGCTGGACGCCTTGCAGCAGGCGGCCGCCATGGTGGCGCAGCTGGATCTGTTCAG CGAGAacgaggagctggaggagatcGCCTCGGCCGACCTGAAGTACCTGCTGCTGCCCGCCTTGCTGGGGGCCCTGACGCTGAAGCAGGTCGAcctgagcaggaggctggagcacCTGGAGAGCGCTCGGGCCCACTTCTGGCGTTTCCTCAAGCTCTGCAGAAGCTACAGGCTGGGCAGCTTCCAcctgccccccgccgccgccagcccctCGGCAGAGGAAGATGCTGGGACCCCATCCCCGgggggacctgctgccgcccagcccagcctggtgGCCATGGCGTCGAGTAGGCAAGCCAAAATTGAAAG ATATAAGCAGAAGAAGGAACTGGATAACAGGTTGGCCTCTATGAGAACCTTTGTGGAGAGCGGGCAAGCAGATGAGGATCAGATACGGGAATTTTACATACTACAAATCCAGAAATGGATCAACACTAGCCTGGAGGAAATTGAGAGTATTGACCAAGAAATGGTCATCTTGAGGAGCAGAGGTACAGCAAAACAG CCTTCAGCACCACCACACGGTACTTCTCGGCAAGTCAGGGCTCCATTGAAACCTTTCATTCTTACCCGGGATGCTGCTCAGGCTAA AGTGTTTGGTGCTGGATATCCTGGCCTGCCTACTATGACTGTGGATGACTGGTATGAGCAGCGCAGAAGGCAAGGAGTCGTGTCTGGTCAGAGTGTGCCACAGAGAACACCAG GTATAACTGATGAAGagttgcagaagcagcagcaggagaaaaaagaggaggaggatgatgaGGAAGCTCTTCAAAAAGCTCGGAACTGGGATGACTGGAAAGATACACACCCAAGAGGCTACGGCAACCGGCAGAATGTGGGCTGA